One segment of Perognathus longimembris pacificus isolate PPM17 chromosome 26, ASM2315922v1, whole genome shotgun sequence DNA contains the following:
- the Myd88 gene encoding myeloid differentiation primary response protein MyD88, producing the protein MEDCNKYIRKQQQLETEKPLQVARVDSSVPRTEELTGITTLDDPLGQTPECFDAFICYCPNDLQFVQEMIRQLEQTDHRLKLCVSDRDVLPGTCVWSIASELIEKRCRRMVVVVSDDYLQSKECDFQTKFALSLSPGAHQKRLIPIKYKPMKKEFPSILRFITVCDYTNPCTKSWFWTRLAKALSLP; encoded by the exons A TGGAGGACTGCAACAAGTACATTCGGAAGCAACAGCAGCTGGAGACTGAGAAGCCCTTGCAGGTGGCTCGGGTGGACAGCAGCGTCCCCAGGACTGAGGAGCTGACAGGCATCACCACCCTGGACGACCCGCTGG GACAAACACCAGAGTGTTTCGATGCCTTCATCTGCTACTGCCCCAATGACCTCCAGTTTGTGCAGGAGATGATCCGGCAGCTGGAGCAGACCGACCACCGGCTGAAGTTGTGCGTGTCAGACCGCGATGTGCTTCCCGGCACTTGTGTCTGGTCCATCGCCAGTGAACTCATCGAGAAGAG ATGCCGccggatggtggtggtggtctcaGATGATTACCTACAGAGCAAGGAGTGTGACTTCCAGACAAAATTTGCACTCAGCCTCTCTCCAG GTGCACATCAGAAACGTCTGATCCCCATCAAGTACAAGCCCATGAAGAAGGAGTTCCCCAGCATCCTCCGCTTCATCACCGTCTGTGACTACACCAACCCATGCACCAAGTCCTGGTTCTGGACCCGCCTGGCCAAGGCCTTGTCCTTGCCTTAA